A genomic window from Salvia splendens isolate huo1 chromosome 11, SspV2, whole genome shotgun sequence includes:
- the LOC121753667 gene encoding probable inactive receptor kinase At4g23740, giving the protein MKGQLGLAVFMAGAIFLVLKCHAAEKTLLESDKQALLDFANNLPHSRSLNWDANSPICHNWTGISCDDEGNRVISVRLPGIGLHGPIPANTLGRLSALQILSLRSNAITGSFPLDFGGLKNLTFLYLHYNRFSGPLPLDFSLWRNLTVLNLSHNAFTGAIPTSLSSLSQLTALNLAKNSLSGEIPDLNLPNLQQLNLSDNDLVGSVPRSLQRFPKSVFAGNDQSLLDYTVTSSPLVLAPREQGSRIKNVGRLSQNAMLGIVVGGSVAGLVGFGFLLFVCLLRRKADNDDVFTGKLEKGERAISGGEDGSNKLAFFEGCNYAFDLEDLLRASAEVLGKGTFGTAYRAVMEDATTVVVKRLKDVNVGKKDFEQQMELIGGIKHENVAELRAYYYSKDEKLMVYDYYTQGSLASMLHGKRGENKTPLDWERRVKIALGAARGIARVHEENNGKLVHGNVKSSNIFLNPQNHGCVSDPGLAAVMSSVPPPVARAAGYRAPEVTDTRKATQASDVYSFGVILLELLTGKSPIHTTNGDEILHLVRWVHSVVREEWTAEVFDLELLKYPNIEEELVEMLQIGIACVVRMAEQRPKIAQVVKMIENVRPMPE; this is encoded by the exons ATGAAGGGGCAGCTGGGCCTTGCTGTTTTCATGGCGGGTGCCATTTTTTTGGTACTGAAATGCCATGCTGCTGAAAAAACTCTTCTTGAAAGCGACAAGCAAGCATTGCTAGATTTCGCAAACAATCTCCCTCATTCTCGCTCTCTGAACTGGGATGCGAATTCCCCAATTTGCCACAACTGGACCGGAATCTCCTGCGACGATGAGGGCAACAGAGTAATTTCAGTGAGGCTGCCGGGAATCGGCCTCCACGGCCCTATTCCGGCCAACACGCTCGGCCGCTTATCAGCTCTGCAGATCTTGAGCCTCAGATCCAACGCCATTACTGGGTCTTTCCCGCTTGATTTTGGGGGCTTGAAAAACCTAACCTTTCTCTATCTTCACTACAACCGTTTCTCTGGCCCACTCCCTTTGGATTTCTCTCTTTGGAGGAATCTAACCGTGCTTAATTTGTCTCACAATGCCTTCACCGGCGCCATCCCTACCTCCCTTTCTAGCTTGTCTCAGCTCACTGCATTGAATCTTGCCAAGAATTCTCTTTCCGGTGAAATTCCTGATTTGAATTTACCTAATTTGCAGCAGCTTAATTTGTCAGACAATGATCTTGTGGGTAGTGTGCCTAGGTCATTGCAGAGGTTTCCCAAATCTGTGTTTGCGGGAAATGATCAATCTTTGTTGGATTACACTGTCACTAGCTCACCTTTAGTGTTAGCACCGCGTGAGCAAGGTTCAAGAATCAAGAATGTAGGAAGGCTTAGTCAAAATGCAATGCTTGGGATTGTGGTAGGTGGCTCTGTTGCCGGGCTTGTTGGCTTTGGTTTCCTATTGTTTGTGTGCTTGCTTAGGAGGAAGGCTGACAATGATGATGTGTTTACGGGGAAGCTCGAGAAGGGGGAGAGAGCTATCTCCGGGGGCGAAGATGGTAGTAATAAGTTGGCCTTTTTCGAGGGGTGTAACTATGCCTTTGATTTGGAGGATTTGTTGAGGGCTTCCGCTGAGGTGTTGGGTAAGGGCACGTTCGGGACGGCCTATAGGGCGGTCATGGAGGATGCGACGACAGTGGTGGTGAAGAGGCTCAAGGATGTGAACGTCGGGAAGAAGGATTTCGAGCAGCAGATGGAGTTGATTGGAGGCATCAAGCATGAGAATGTGGCTGAGTTGAGGGCTTACTATTACTCAAAGGATGAGAAGCTCATGGTTTATGATTATTACACTCAAGGGAGTTTGGCTTCAATGCTTCATG GAAAACGAGGAGAAAACAAGACCCCGTTGGACTGGGAAAGGCGAGTAAAGATAGCCCTCGGAGCAGCAAGGGGCATTGCCCGTGTCCACGAAGAAAACAACGGGAAGCTCGTCCATGGCAACGTGAAATCCTCAAACATATTCCTAAACCCTCAAAACCATGGGTGTGTGTCGGATCCTGGTCTGGCAGCAGTAATGAGCTCGGTGCCTCCACCAGTAGCTCGTGCTGCAGGGTACCGTGCCCCGGAGGTGACAGACACGCGAAAGGCAACACAGGCGTCGGATGTGTACAGCTTCGGAGTGATCCTGCTGGAGCTCCTGACAGGTAAGTCACCCATACACACGACGAATGGGGACGAGATTCTCCATCTGGTGCGTTGGGTGCACTCAGTGGTGAGGGAGGAGTGGACAGCGGAGGTGTTCGATCTCGAACTGCTAAAGTATCCGAATATAGAGGAGGAGTTGGTGGAGATGTTGCAGATAGGTATAGCTTGTGTGGTGAGGATGGCAGAGCAGAGGCCTAAAATAGCACAAGTTGTGAAGATGATTGAGAATGTGAGGCCGATGCCTGAGTAG